From Gimesia panareensis, the proteins below share one genomic window:
- a CDS encoding MFS transporter produces the protein MSTVAQEIDAEATGGKKTRVLAAGFIGNILEWYDFAVYGFFAPTIGKLFFPAADARTSLIAAFGAFAAGFLMRPVGAVVFGHIGDRIGRKKALTLSVMMMAIPTMLVGLLPTHAQIGISAAILMIILRMIQGVSVGGEYTSSFVFLVEHAPPHRRAFFGAWSMIGATCGILLGSAVGALINSFTTDIQLQSWGWRIPFLAGVLVAVVGYFIRHGIPDQPLAEELAEQEPSSPLKDAWTGHRTEMLQSSGLNMMNAVTFYTVFIYLSTWLVEEVGESRAEALDINTLSMAALTVFVPIAAILADRFGRKPLLLIGSAGVAILSPALLRLMHHHEFTLILTGQIGFAVLVACFAGAIPATITELFKRGVRVSAASVSYNLPFAIFGGTAPMVAAWLVKATGNPLAIAWYLSAIAAISFCIILTIKETKGRSLEE, from the coding sequence ATGTCGACCGTGGCACAGGAAATCGATGCAGAGGCAACCGGAGGGAAAAAGACGCGGGTCCTCGCCGCCGGGTTTATCGGCAATATTCTCGAATGGTACGACTTCGCCGTCTACGGCTTTTTCGCACCCACGATCGGCAAACTCTTCTTTCCCGCCGCAGACGCCCGCACGTCGCTGATCGCCGCCTTCGGTGCGTTCGCCGCCGGCTTTCTGATGCGGCCCGTCGGAGCCGTCGTGTTCGGGCACATCGGCGATCGCATCGGTCGCAAGAAAGCACTCACCCTGTCTGTGATGATGATGGCCATCCCCACGATGCTGGTCGGACTCCTCCCCACCCACGCCCAGATTGGCATCTCCGCCGCGATTCTGATGATCATTCTCCGCATGATTCAGGGCGTCTCGGTAGGCGGCGAATATACGAGCTCGTTTGTGTTCCTCGTCGAACATGCCCCGCCTCACCGCCGCGCCTTTTTCGGCGCCTGGAGTATGATCGGTGCGACCTGCGGCATTCTGCTCGGTTCCGCTGTCGGCGCCCTGATCAACAGCTTCACCACCGACATCCAGCTGCAGAGCTGGGGCTGGCGGATTCCCTTCCTCGCCGGGGTGCTGGTCGCTGTCGTCGGTTATTTCATTCGTCACGGCATTCCCGATCAACCTCTCGCCGAAGAACTGGCCGAGCAGGAACCCAGCTCGCCGCTGAAAGATGCCTGGACCGGCCATCGCACCGAAATGCTGCAGTCGTCGGGCCTGAACATGATGAACGCGGTTACGTTTTACACCGTTTTCATATACCTCTCGACCTGGCTCGTCGAAGAAGTGGGCGAATCCCGCGCAGAGGCCCTCGACATCAACACGCTCAGCATGGCCGCCCTCACGGTGTTCGTCCCCATCGCCGCGATACTCGCCGACCGCTTCGGCCGCAAGCCGCTGCTGCTCATCGGTTCCGCCGGCGTCGCGATTCTCTCCCCCGCACTGCTCAGGCTGATGCATCACCACGAGTTCACACTGATTCTCACCGGCCAGATCGGTTTCGCCGTGCTGGTCGCCTGCTTCGCCGGCGCGATCCCCGCCACGATTACGGAACTCTTCAAGCGGGGCGTGCGTGTCAGCGCCGCCAGCGTCAGTTATAATTTACCGTTCGCCATCTTCGGAGGCACCGCCCCGATGGTCGCCGCCTGGCTGGTCAAAGCGACCGGCAATCCACTGGCCATCGCCTGGTATCTCTCCGCCATCGCCGCCATTTCGTTCTGTATCATCCTCACGATCAAAGAAACGAAAGGCCGCTCGCTGGAGGAGTGA
- a CDS encoding DUF1559 domain-containing protein has product MSYPPARLSRRGFTLIELLVVIAIIATLIALLLPAVQQAREAARRSQCKNNLKQLGIALHNYHDTHSAFPAGYYSYGTSNGSGPGWAEIDPTTWDAAPGWTWSMMLLPYLDQANVYNALDVNRPCWDLVNAGAAQTTLPVFLCPSASGGDEPFLVRDSAGNPLLKGGAQLLFGRSHYVASHGQESCWGECGASTTGVIFTNIYTKTTTTVTINGDASKVADGPFFRNSRTRMRDATDGLSNTIFLGEHSSRLSDKTWVGVVPGAFTHPRFSTPENGPDAAATLSLIHAGPSGGELDITGFPIIHPVNFPTYHVGQMFSEHVGGGHVCLGDGSVRFVSENVDLLLWASLSSLNEGELIGEY; this is encoded by the coding sequence ATGAGCTACCCGCCTGCCCGTCTGTCCCGCCGTGGTTTTACTTTGATTGAACTGCTGGTGGTGATTGCGATTATTGCGACTTTGATTGCCCTGCTTTTGCCTGCGGTTCAGCAGGCGCGGGAGGCGGCGCGGCGGAGTCAGTGTAAGAACAATCTGAAGCAGCTGGGGATTGCGCTGCATAATTATCACGATACGCATTCCGCGTTTCCCGCGGGCTATTATTCGTACGGCACCAGTAACGGTTCCGGTCCGGGCTGGGCGGAGATTGATCCGACGACCTGGGATGCGGCGCCAGGGTGGACCTGGAGTATGATGCTGCTGCCTTACCTGGATCAGGCGAATGTCTATAACGCACTGGATGTGAACCGGCCCTGCTGGGATCTGGTGAATGCGGGAGCGGCACAGACGACGCTGCCGGTCTTTCTGTGTCCGTCTGCGTCGGGGGGCGATGAACCGTTTCTGGTACGGGACAGTGCCGGTAACCCGCTGCTCAAAGGGGGTGCGCAGCTGCTGTTCGGTCGCTCGCATTATGTCGCCAGCCATGGTCAGGAATCGTGCTGGGGGGAATGCGGGGCGAGTACGACGGGCGTGATCTTTACGAACATCTATACTAAGACCACGACAACAGTCACGATTAACGGCGATGCTTCGAAAGTGGCCGACGGACCGTTCTTTCGCAATTCGCGAACCCGGATGCGGGATGCGACCGACGGCCTGTCGAATACGATCTTCCTGGGCGAGCATTCGTCACGACTGAGCGATAAAACATGGGTGGGTGTGGTGCCGGGGGCTTTTACGCATCCCCGGTTTTCCACGCCGGAGAATGGGCCGGACGCCGCGGCGACGCTGTCGCTGATTCATGCGGGGCCTTCGGGCGGCGAGCTGGACATCACCGGCTTTCCGATCATCCACCCGGTGAACTTTCCGACCTATCATGTGGGGCAGATGTTTTCCGAACATGTGGGGGGCGGGCATGTCTGCCTGGGGGACGGCTCGGTGCGGTTTGTGTCTGAGAATGTCGATCTTTTGCTGTGGGCCTCACTCTCCAGTCTGAATGAGGGTGAATTGATCGGGGAGTATTAA
- a CDS encoding M56 family metallopeptidase, producing the protein MNGFEQTLVTLNNTAEPVIETLIAPALTAAFLMLFVLAVNLLLRKWLTAAQMGLLWGLVLLRLAMPFGPESSFSLQNLIFVIEQNTIEAERPVDPWRPADQVSQWATPDSAPQAVALLATNPAPEPENGFTTALFQKLIYLLDFLLSWSPFIWLAGAIGLLSRTIIGHWRFTRIVSRGTAASDGRLIQLWADCCREVSFRRTIPIVILDELAQPAVCGLFRPKLLLPADVADLDDRQLRLIMLHELTHLIRRDLWVNWILFGLKLLYWWNPTYWLAATRYFSLREQSRDAMVLHWLEQHHVNQQEFDYPRDYSELLLTLAQRPDTGARWRISLPVSMLGFLKNPLRKRSLANRLKALRTATVKVHPLHRTLVISALMLFTISGLTDARYPQLPEAEVPLWTSAVDVDFMQTDFPDPGPVTVQVYDLKKSIKRFMETEKIPEKQAREWIRLLIQNQFNFLKPSGQSLDSLPAEDVPQAEFGEEQQLVVRAPAAWQKELEIQLKAWEKSGLRQVTFETRTAALSTDISSLADFEWNSLEAFGPETQTHFDQLPESGQNTLQASAVVDEYFPIRVAVLNQGQQRQFLQVAQADSRSSLLFAPKVTLFNGQRVILGNTISRPFLTGLHKQPDGQLKPVVETIGEGLHFTLRPEYAADCSTLHLSGLIQLSRILDVNLYDSEIQGKPVTIQVPRVFRRRISVSSNLQDHQALLICIPPSPHENQFQYLMLKVRFINDADNFGSLQ; encoded by the coding sequence ATGAATGGATTCGAACAGACGCTCGTTACTCTGAATAACACCGCGGAGCCGGTGATCGAAACGTTGATCGCACCCGCATTGACTGCTGCATTCCTCATGCTGTTTGTCCTGGCGGTCAATCTGCTGCTGCGCAAATGGCTCACCGCTGCCCAGATGGGGTTGCTCTGGGGCCTGGTTCTCCTCAGGCTCGCTATGCCCTTCGGGCCTGAAAGTTCCTTCAGCCTGCAGAACCTGATCTTTGTGATCGAGCAGAATACAATCGAGGCGGAGCGCCCCGTTGATCCCTGGCGCCCGGCAGACCAGGTATCACAGTGGGCCACTCCGGACAGTGCTCCGCAGGCAGTTGCCCTTCTCGCGACCAACCCCGCCCCGGAACCGGAAAACGGCTTCACGACTGCTCTGTTCCAGAAACTGATCTACCTCCTGGACTTCTTACTTTCATGGTCCCCTTTCATCTGGCTCGCCGGTGCGATCGGCCTGCTGTCACGCACCATCATCGGCCATTGGCGCTTCACTCGAATCGTCAGCCGCGGCACTGCTGCATCTGACGGACGCTTGATACAACTCTGGGCAGACTGCTGCCGGGAAGTCTCCTTCCGTCGCACGATCCCGATTGTTATCCTCGATGAACTGGCGCAGCCCGCCGTCTGCGGCCTGTTCCGCCCCAAGCTCTTATTACCCGCTGATGTGGCTGATCTCGATGATCGACAACTCCGGCTCATCATGCTCCACGAGTTGACACATCTTATTCGTCGGGACCTGTGGGTCAACTGGATTCTATTCGGCTTGAAACTCCTGTACTGGTGGAATCCCACTTACTGGCTCGCTGCCACCCGTTACTTCAGCCTGCGCGAACAATCCCGCGATGCCATGGTCCTCCACTGGCTGGAACAGCATCACGTAAACCAGCAGGAATTCGATTACCCCCGCGATTACAGCGAACTCCTGCTCACGCTCGCCCAGCGGCCGGACACGGGAGCCCGCTGGCGGATTTCCCTCCCGGTCTCGATGCTTGGTTTTCTGAAAAATCCTCTGCGCAAGCGTTCGCTTGCGAACCGCCTCAAAGCACTCCGCACAGCGACGGTCAAAGTGCACCCGTTACACAGGACGCTTGTCATCTCCGCACTCATGCTCTTTACAATCAGCGGTTTGACCGATGCCAGATACCCTCAGTTGCCTGAAGCTGAAGTTCCTCTCTGGACTTCAGCAGTCGACGTCGATTTTATGCAAACAGACTTTCCGGACCCTGGCCCCGTCACCGTCCAGGTCTATGATTTGAAGAAATCGATTAAGCGGTTCATGGAAACAGAGAAAATACCGGAAAAACAGGCCCGCGAGTGGATCAGGTTGCTGATACAGAACCAGTTCAACTTTTTGAAACCGTCAGGCCAGTCGCTCGACAGTCTCCCCGCAGAGGATGTGCCTCAGGCAGAATTTGGGGAAGAACAGCAGTTGGTCGTCCGCGCACCGGCTGCCTGGCAGAAGGAACTGGAAATCCAGTTGAAAGCCTGGGAAAAGAGCGGCCTGCGACAGGTAACTTTTGAAACCCGCACCGCAGCATTGTCGACCGATATTTCCAGTCTGGCAGATTTCGAATGGAACAGTCTGGAAGCCTTTGGACCTGAAACACAGACCCACTTCGATCAACTGCCGGAGTCAGGCCAGAATACCCTTCAGGCCAGTGCTGTTGTCGATGAATATTTTCCGATCCGGGTCGCCGTTTTGAATCAGGGGCAGCAGCGTCAATTTCTCCAGGTGGCCCAGGCTGATAGCAGGTCCTCCCTGTTGTTTGCTCCCAAAGTAACCCTGTTCAATGGACAACGAGTGATACTCGGCAATACGATCAGTCGTCCTTTTTTAACGGGTCTGCACAAGCAGCCGGACGGACAATTGAAACCAGTCGTCGAAACGATTGGCGAAGGTCTGCACTTTACACTCCGACCGGAATACGCAGCAGATTGCTCCACGCTGCATCTGAGTGGCCTGATTCAACTGAGCCGGATCCTGGATGTCAATCTCTATGATTCCGAGATCCAGGGCAAACCGGTCACCATTCAGGTTCCCCGTGTATTCCGCAGGCGGATCTCCGTTTCCTCCAACCTGCAGGATCACCAGGCATTGTTGATCTGTATTCCTCCTTCCCCTCATGAAAATCAGTTTCAATACCTGATGCTCAAAGTCCGATTCATCAACGATGCTGACAACTTCGGTAGCCTGCAATAA
- a CDS encoding leucine-rich repeat domain-containing protein yields the protein MKTGKRRNWFLFLAFLLTTVGLLGFLLYQQNVAISRAEENLRARGCKVSASSNLDPLYRLVGKALPGVSLPRFSRGEIRISCSIFDSPGQMSEVYEDLEILAPLVKGFHCERALVNDRVAPIVGKMIHLTRLSFDGTELTDVGARELAPLKNLGWLSIHAPQITDDGLGWITECRDLWRIYLLDAQIGDATLQRISTLPELDTVYLWGSTVSSTDLRHLKQLKKLRWLVLSRTEIDDRAAPFLGELHSVKTLDLGETQVGDEVCAALARLNQLKKLMLDETAVTDTGVCALLEGSPHLEELNLRNCHITAAAFRNLKSWPPRLTHIMLNGADMSDHEALQIFQEHPQLTAFGYNAKDMGPGMEEQFDRIREARRVQEK from the coding sequence ATGAAAACAGGCAAACGTAGAAACTGGTTCTTGTTCCTCGCGTTTCTCCTGACCACCGTCGGTCTTCTGGGTTTCCTCCTGTATCAGCAGAACGTCGCCATTTCGCGGGCGGAAGAGAATCTTCGCGCGCGAGGCTGCAAGGTCAGTGCGAGCAGCAACCTCGATCCCCTGTATCGACTCGTCGGGAAAGCCTTGCCGGGAGTCTCGCTCCCCCGGTTCTCTCGCGGTGAAATCCGGATCAGCTGCAGCATCTTCGACTCCCCCGGTCAGATGTCAGAGGTTTACGAGGACCTGGAAATACTCGCTCCCCTGGTCAAAGGATTTCATTGTGAACGGGCTCTGGTCAACGACCGGGTAGCCCCGATCGTGGGAAAGATGATTCACCTGACCCGCCTCAGCTTTGACGGGACTGAATTAACGGACGTCGGTGCCCGGGAGCTGGCTCCTCTGAAAAATCTGGGCTGGTTGTCGATCCATGCTCCCCAGATCACCGATGACGGCCTCGGCTGGATCACGGAATGCCGGGACTTATGGAGGATTTACCTGCTTGATGCCCAAATTGGTGATGCCACCCTCCAGCGAATCTCGACGTTACCGGAACTGGATACCGTTTATCTCTGGGGTTCCACGGTCTCTTCCACCGATCTGCGGCATCTCAAACAACTCAAAAAACTACGCTGGCTTGTGCTCAGCAGAACTGAGATCGATGACCGGGCCGCACCGTTTCTGGGCGAACTGCACTCCGTGAAAACTCTCGATCTGGGAGAAACGCAGGTCGGTGACGAAGTCTGTGCCGCACTCGCCCGGCTTAATCAACTGAAAAAGCTGATGCTGGATGAGACCGCGGTTACTGACACAGGCGTCTGCGCGCTGCTGGAGGGGAGTCCTCACCTGGAAGAGCTCAACTTACGTAACTGTCACATCACCGCAGCAGCCTTTCGGAACCTGAAATCATGGCCGCCCCGTCTGACTCACATCATGCTGAATGGCGCCGACATGTCAGATCACGAAGCCCTGCAGATATTTCAGGAGCATCCCCAGCTGACCGCGTTTGGCTATAATGCCAAAGATATGGGTCCCGGGATGGAGGAACAGTTTGATCGAATTCGGGAAGCACGTCGAGTGCAGGAAAAGTGA